The Anoplolepis gracilipes chromosome 7, ASM4749672v1, whole genome shotgun sequence genome segment tatcttatgaTTAAtgcttttttgtatttataactttttatataaggagaatataatacaagaaattacaatttatgtaGAGCATATACTTAtacttaattacaaaaatttacgagtctctcgcatcgtctgcattatattgtacaatgtTCTGTAAGTCTATTGATTACATATGGCATCTATTGCTTGGCTATATTGTTTgcaattataagataatttcatatgatatatgttaaatagtattatttttaaacaaataaaatccCATTATCAAGAGTAAACGATTTACTtgattctatatttaattatcattttaaagcATAGAtctaaaactaatataaagagaggagaaagaaaaCATCTTTGAAAAGCAGACTTAGAGAACATTGTACTGTATACATGTattcaatctttattttaatttataaagattgaaTTGCGCACTAGTTACTTCAATAATGAGCTCaaagttttatattcataaCATATTAGATTACATTGAATTAAGCTTGTGATCTTCTagctaagaaaaatattaacatattaaaaatataagcttATACACATATCTTTCTGCGAATCTAATATGAAGATGAAAGAGTATAAAAGGATATTCATTCATCAGAAGATAATTAgcattttatcgtaaaaatctAAGATTATACGAACGAGAGACTTATTCAAACAAGAAATCTCATAACCAGAATTTAAGGCCACAAAATTTCTGCCAATgacaatgttttttattatctaatggGACGTATCAGTGTgtgtttacaataaaataagctATACAAATAGGATGGAATGTTATATCAACTCTGTGTCCTTCAGAATGTATATTAGTTTTgtgaataaatgttatattacaaGATAGGCATTCGCGTATTTGACAGTAATTTCGTCATTTTCGATTATTAACAAGAAGCAAATTTTTACttccaaaattatttatatgttaccaggatattgataaaatatataaataattaaatttttaagaaaaaatttctgaattaATTTGCATGTTCCTTCACTTAATAAACTATacaattatctatatatatatatatatatatataagcacaatatatatttttaaatcattattaaatttaaaagaataagcAAGAAGAAGATTAACCATATAATTTGTAaccaattaaattaatttttaaaacttaaattttaaatatttaattttttaataatctttaaaatatttattttacaaataagttTAATATGCTTAAAAAcctagattatatattaatatgaatgaagaatatataaaaatttatcttcttattaataatttattctaaaaattataaaaaaaaatataaaataaaatttttacttcattAACTTTAGATTTCAAACCATACCTCTTGCTTTTTCTTCTATAACATAATTAACgacaagaaattttatatatatatatatatattttttttctttttctgtacaTAATAGGAGTACATTCTCTTATAACAGGATTTTTATGCAATGTTATTgcctacttttatatatatatatataatcataaaaaggaaaaacatatatatatataaacaaaaataggaTAAGTTAGTTTActcagtatatatatgtgtgttttacTTTTGTTCTAACAAAAGACAAACAATTTACATAAGTATTAAAAGTTTGCATAACATTAAAAGTACCGACCGGTTTTTCTGaccgtttctattttttagtcACCTATTTCTCTGTAAAAGATAGGAttcttagaaaattttataactttttataaattatttcctttattaaataattgataaaaagttattaaaactttggaattttatctattacacaagaaataagatattaatctaaaaaaacgATCAGAAATGACTGCTTGGTACTTCTAGtgttaaaatggaaaaaaggaaagtagaatttttgaaatgccattaaaatataattaaaattatgaagtgTAATATCTCAATatccataatattatataagtgtGATAGCTGTTTGGTTTTCAAAAAAAACaatgacaattttaaatatttttaatgtgataTAAACCTATGattaaattctttgaaaattaagCAAAAGTTAAGCGATCTTTTATACCAAAATTTCTCAAGTGCAAACTCTTacgtgcaaattttttttttaagaatttaatttattgagcacgacaacattatattatattaatatcatgtaaaagtggaaaaaagaaaatatgcatATGCACAGATATATAAAGCATTTGTTCTTTCATCTTCAAGTCACAGACTAGTATTGATTGTTCTTTGTTTTCAaacaatatgatattttaaaacaatttgtcattttaaaatagtttggCGATATACAAGCATTTCCATAAACCATATTTCGTATaagaatgttttaatattattaacaaataagaacaatcaattaataaatcaatatcataatatcacaatatcataatattgttaaagcaGCCAAATTACTTCTCTTAAGAAATCCTGAAGTTGAGATAGTAAAAATGTGgcatataatctttaaaagtACATTATTGATACAAGCATTTCACAGAGtttaagcaaatattttttattaaatataatggatatttctcttctttttcaaagTTCAACATGCTGAAAGACTTGAAGTTATTATatcaagttattatataaagattattgaagttatatttagaataactaagcaatttaattttttaacatattattccCAATGTTTTAATGTTGTCGCTCATAATTATGAGACAACTAAATTCTTAAagtgcaaaaatttttaaatagataatcaTGTTTTCAATAGATAATCAGAACAGATATACTTCTCTGTGTAcctatatagatatatatgtgtaatatgtacattatattacaGATATCATCATGAATAAAGGTATTTCGTGCTAGTCGACTCCAGCAAAACCTTGAGAGCCTTCAATAGCTTTAACCAGCTTATCCCTGAGTTGTTGATAACTTTTATATGGAGGAAGGTCAATACGATTAAAACtgaaataatttagattattatataaattgtatatataatttactatataaatattgtaatgagaaatttatatgtgcaaaattaatataatatagacaaaattagaaaatatctgtatttatattattctcttaaaatagagaatagatgaagtaaataaactatatatgtaacataatttaattaaaaacaacttTAAACAAAATGCATGAATATGCAGTAAGGACTCACCAAGTATGAGCTCTTGGATAATTTTCTGGTGTACCCCACCTCTCAATTGTGAATAATTGCGGTCCATTACTACCATAAAGTTCTTTGAATCCATTCATTGGAACACGTGATGTGCCAGTCACAAACTGTAATAATCTAGAACGCATTTCATTACTAAATGACAGAACAACTCTCCAAAACCATTGCACAACAATGTGATTTGCGTGATAGTCTCCTTTGTATAAAGTATTTTGTTTCCAGTCTTTCACATCAATATGCTGTATACCACACATCAATAGCTCTAGCTCATGTTCGTCAAATATTTTCACCAATGTTGATGGTATAAGAGCGTTAAAACCTTCCAAAAAGGCATTCATTTGTTCTTGCACACGAGATACAAACCGCCACTGTATGACTAAACTTATGTATTCATCCTTATTTTCATCAGTCAAAAGAATATTAGCACCATCTGGCTTTAACTCTCTTTGAGAAGTATGGCCAAAACTTTCTTCATCCAGACAGAAAGTGAGTTCTAATCCACTGGGATCGTTCTCTTTAATCCATAAAAGAGAGTTATAATATTCTGAATCAACACTCTCCATGTCTTTCAGATCAATTGGTTTACCCAACATCATCTTATAAAATGGTCGAATAAAGAAAGCTGAAACGAAtggagaatatataaaatatatcatgaatatatttatgatatatttatgaagATATAACATATGACCaacatttatgataaatgtcaaaagaaaaacaaaactataattataattacaattatatatcttttatacatattgtattttaatatataatatcgattttcttttcttaccATCCAGAAGTTTGCCATGATAAACAGCCATCCCTGCTATACgtccaataaatttaaagtaatttaaatgcTCCTCATTACATACACCAGAACAGGGATTAATTTGTAGCGTATAATTGTCTCTAAGATTAAAtggagaaatattattatttttatcttatgtttataaattacaagtatcacaatatttttatacttacgTTGCAGAGTATTCAAAAAGTCCATAGTATGGGTTAAACATTTCCTTAGACAATAAGAAGAACCATTCTCTTGCAAGGCCACCATAATCTAAGCCTATTTCACCTTCAAATTCTACCCATAATTTTGTCTTTAGAATATCGACTCGATTAACAGAACTTATAATACGATACGAATCTTCCAAAATATTGTTCCGTCCGACTTTTATCTCAAACTTATTAGGAACATTATTCTGTAATAAAGTATGCATATAGTAATCACATCCAtgcttgattaaaattatataatgtaaacacatttatacatacagGCTTCCTTAATTGTGATTTTAGATATTCATATTTGCGCTTGTAATCCCTAGAATATGGTACGgcctaaaaaatgtaaaagtttgtcaatatttaaagtttaaacatATGTTAGATTTTATAgctatataaaagattatataaaatatttgtaatcacaTACCGGGCCAGCAATTTGAGGATTAGACATACGTGGATCTTCCCATTGTGTTGTC includes the following:
- the Nedd4 gene encoding E3 ubiquitin-protein ligase Nedd-4 isoform X5, which gives rise to MVELTLINLPKEQEGRAIPARNYVLRPRSNHSSQRSRVKGTLELYHAYISDSSSIENDNGDVSDSGGWELVQPENNTSVEQAADITMVNRPLPPGWEERQDANGRTYYVNHIARFTQWERPEPDTTAASGIVEQRNLDTAATEFQRRFHISADDEGRHRNSVVNQDGEVLREDDEDSEARDCEGGDHRGGGIGDTSSDSGRSVDQRGYLSESEEQTDDNVDSPAGSRRSSEQSESPKPILPISNDEGLPSGWGMQVAPNGRIFFIDHNERTTTWIDPRTGRPSSIPNHIAPSTTPRSDIDQLGPLPEGWEERVHTDGRIFFIDHNTRTTQWEDPRMSNPQIAGPAVPYSRDYKRKYEYLKSQLRKPNNVPNKFEIKVGRNNILEDSYRIISSVNRVDILKTKLWVEFEGEIGLDYGGLAREWFFLLSKEMFNPYYGLFEYSATDNYTLQINPCSGVCNEEHLNYFKFIGRIAGMAVYHGKLLDAFFIRPFYKMMLGKPIDLKDMESVDSEYYNSLLWIKENDPSGLELTFCLDEESFGHTSQRELKPDGANILLTDENKDEYISLVIQWRFVSRVQEQMNAFLEGFNALIPSTLVKIFDEHELELLMCGIQHIDVKDWKQNTLYKGDYHANHIVVQWFWRVVLSFSNEMRSRLLQFVTGTSRVPMNGFKELYGSNGPQLFTIERWGTPENYPRAHTCFNRIDLPPYKSYQQLRDKLVKAIEGSQGFAGVD